A window from Schistosoma haematobium chromosome 3, whole genome shotgun sequence encodes these proteins:
- a CDS encoding hypothetical protein (EggNog:ENOG410VHF8~COG:S), whose translation MQKSSHMSGRSRSWRRIGASLPILEALTQMSQSITVPVTFIRSFKYRTTCYLPLSNIPQSATVKDLFDRIHHEVKISSVIPSPFKNLCYDALKVRHKAFNTKSGELLIDLEGDPIPSNSDLTLESLGIVNETEVAVFKMSDFLAQRDNPEFLW comes from the exons ATGCAGAAGAGCAGTCACATGTCAGGCCGTTCAAGGTCGTGGAGGCGAATTGGCGCGAGTCTCCCA ATCTTAGAAGCTTTAACTCAAATGAGCCAGAGTATAACTGTTCCTGTGACTTTTATACGTTCATTCAAGTACCGTACAACGTGTTATTTGCCTTTGTCGAACATTCCTCAGTCGGCGACTGTAAAAGACCTGTTCGATCGCATACATCATG AAGTAAAAATCTCTTCGGTTATACCTTCTCCTTTCAAGAACCTTTGTTACG ATGCGCTGAAAGTTCGCCACAAAGCTTTTAACACAAAG TCTGGAGAACTGTTAATTGATTTAGAAGGTGATCCTATTCCGAGCAATTCGGACTTAACTCTAGAATCTCTTGGAATAG TGAATGAAACTGAAGTGGCAGTGTTCAAAATGAGCGATTTTCTGGCTCAACGTGATAATCCAGAATTTCTGTGGTGA
- a CDS encoding hypothetical protein (EggNog:ENOG410VHF8~COG:S), with protein sequence MSGRSRSWRRIGASLPYRTTCYLPLSNIPQSATVKDLFDRIHHEVKISSVIPSPFKNLCYDALKVRHKAFNTKSGELLIDLEGDPIPSNSDLTLESLGIVNETEVAVFKMSDFLAQRDNPEFLW encoded by the exons ATGTCAGGCCGTTCAAGGTCGTGGAGGCGAATTGGCGCGAGTCTCCCA TACCGTACAACGTGTTATTTGCCTTTGTCGAACATTCCTCAGTCGGCGACTGTAAAAGACCTGTTCGATCGCATACATCATG AAGTAAAAATCTCTTCGGTTATACCTTCTCCTTTCAAGAACCTTTGTTACG ATGCGCTGAAAGTTCGCCACAAAGCTTTTAACACAAAG TCTGGAGAACTGTTAATTGATTTAGAAGGTGATCCTATTCCGAGCAATTCGGACTTAACTCTAGAATCTCTTGGAATAG TGAATGAAACTGAAGTGGCAGTGTTCAAAATGAGCGATTTTCTGGCTCAACGTGATAATCCAGAATTTCTGTGGTGA